One genomic region from Ornithinimicrobium flavum encodes:
- a CDS encoding murein biosynthesis integral membrane protein MurJ → MSAPGDEQAALPGDPVAPAAGGRVAPGPGGPAAPDHGSSRALARSSAIMASGTLVSRVLGLVRMALLIAAVGAQTDAANVWDTANTIPNTIYLLLAAGVLNVVLLPQITRAMVRGGEAGQDYIDRLLTLAFTVVAGGTALVLLAAPLVTKLMALSWPWGGEKLTLAILFAYLCIPQVLFYGLHTILGQVLAAHHRFGAFMWSPALANVVAITGLGVFLARYGDVSRQELTSWTPGMIWLLAGSATLGILVQALVLIPAVRSTGFTYRPRWGFRGVGLGSASRMSSWAFAEILLSQAGMLVAINMLNDAVQDVSEAPGKAAHFAAFSTFMLPHSLIALSLLTAIFPVLTKAAAAGELRVMAEHTGRALRLLAAAMVPIAVGMIVLAPLVVRVINPTMTPFEHLWVTRILFALLVGLVPYGIYLVCARVFYAFEDARTPFLFQVALTSVLLVFCGIAWVQGAWWVAVLVGLGQAMGQIAAMLMGLRAVRRRLPDIDLRSAGVVFLKAGAAALVALLPAWLLVRLLADDGWLGAVVPLAVAGPVFVAVYAVLAHRLGVAEVTEVGAPLLRRIPGARRFARTPAAATGAPVDGTTGDPGTPPTSASVAEQGTGAGTLGWDDAPRWAFSGGEDGDMDQLEVGTRLGDRYALEELLAEREGGGCSTGRPATSPSAGWWPSPCCPRAVSTPPSPWPCSTPPAASPRSTTPAWSASSTWARRRPSAGSSRRACPRPSRWPPSSRTTRFRRRRCAGSSVRRPRAWSPPGAVGFTTSTSTPTRCCAPPTAPSRSPASGSPRPWRVPTT, encoded by the coding sequence GTGAGCGCACCAGGCGACGAGCAGGCGGCCCTGCCCGGCGACCCCGTCGCGCCCGCGGCCGGAGGCCGGGTGGCGCCCGGGCCCGGAGGCCCCGCGGCTCCCGACCACGGCTCCAGCAGGGCCCTGGCCCGGTCCAGCGCGATCATGGCCAGCGGCACCCTGGTCTCCCGGGTGCTGGGGCTGGTCCGGATGGCCCTGCTCATCGCGGCGGTCGGCGCCCAGACCGACGCGGCGAACGTGTGGGACACCGCCAACACCATCCCCAACACCATCTACCTGCTGCTGGCCGCCGGGGTCCTCAACGTCGTCCTGCTGCCGCAGATCACCCGGGCCATGGTCCGCGGCGGCGAGGCGGGCCAGGACTACATCGACCGGCTGCTCACCCTCGCCTTCACCGTCGTGGCGGGGGGCACGGCGCTGGTCCTGCTCGCCGCACCCCTGGTCACCAAGCTCATGGCCCTGTCCTGGCCGTGGGGCGGGGAGAAGCTGACCCTGGCGATCCTGTTCGCCTACCTGTGCATCCCGCAGGTCCTCTTCTACGGGCTGCACACGATCCTGGGCCAGGTGCTGGCGGCCCACCACCGGTTCGGCGCCTTCATGTGGAGCCCGGCGCTGGCCAACGTCGTCGCCATCACCGGGCTGGGGGTCTTCCTGGCCCGCTACGGCGACGTCTCCCGGCAGGAGCTCACCTCGTGGACCCCGGGCATGATCTGGCTGCTGGCCGGGTCGGCGACGCTCGGCATCCTCGTGCAGGCCCTAGTGCTCATCCCGGCGGTGCGCTCCACCGGCTTCACCTACCGGCCCCGCTGGGGCTTCCGCGGCGTGGGGCTGGGCTCGGCCTCGCGGATGAGCAGCTGGGCGTTCGCGGAGATCCTGCTCAGCCAGGCCGGGATGCTCGTGGCCATCAACATGCTCAACGACGCCGTCCAGGACGTCAGCGAGGCCCCGGGCAAGGCGGCGCACTTCGCCGCCTTCTCCACCTTCATGCTCCCCCACTCCCTCATCGCCCTGTCCCTGCTGACGGCCATCTTCCCGGTGCTGACCAAAGCCGCCGCGGCCGGGGAGCTGCGGGTGATGGCCGAGCACACGGGCCGGGCCCTGCGCCTGCTCGCCGCCGCCATGGTCCCCATCGCGGTCGGCATGATCGTCCTGGCGCCGCTGGTGGTGCGCGTCATCAACCCGACGATGACGCCGTTCGAGCACCTCTGGGTGACCCGCATCCTCTTCGCCCTGCTCGTGGGCCTGGTGCCCTACGGCATCTACCTCGTCTGCGCCCGCGTCTTCTACGCGTTCGAGGACGCCCGCACGCCCTTCCTCTTCCAGGTGGCGCTGACCTCGGTGCTCCTGGTGTTCTGCGGGATCGCCTGGGTGCAGGGCGCCTGGTGGGTCGCGGTGCTGGTCGGGCTGGGCCAGGCCATGGGCCAGATCGCGGCGATGCTCATGGGTCTGCGCGCCGTGCGCCGCCGGCTGCCGGACATCGACCTGCGCTCGGCCGGGGTGGTCTTCCTCAAGGCGGGGGCCGCCGCGCTGGTGGCGCTGCTGCCCGCCTGGCTGCTGGTGCGGCTGCTCGCCGACGACGGCTGGCTCGGAGCGGTCGTGCCGCTCGCCGTGGCCGGGCCGGTCTTCGTCGCCGTGTATGCCGTGCTGGCCCACCGCCTCGGCGTCGCCGAGGTGACCGAGGTGGGTGCTCCGCTGCTGCGCCGCATACCCGGGGCCAGGCGGTTCGCCCGCACCCCGGCGGCGGCCACCGGCGCCCCCGTCGACGGCACGACCGGCGACCCCGGGACCCCGCCGACCAGCGCGTCCGTCGCGGAGCAGGGCACCGGAGCAGGCACACTAGGTTGGGACGACGCCCCGCGGTGGGCGTTCTCCGGCGGAGAGGACGGCGACATGGACCAGCTCGAGGTGGGCACCCGGCTGGGTGACCGCTACGCGCTCGAGGAGCTGCTCGCCGAGCGCGAGGGGGGGGGCTGCAGTACTGGTCGGCCCGCGACGTCACCCTCGGCCGGCTGGTGGCCGTCACCGTGCTGCCCTCGGGCGGTGAGCACGCCCCCGTCGCCGTGGCCGTGCTCGACGCCGCCCGCCGCGTCGCCTCGGTCGACGACCCCCGCCTGGTCCGCGTCCTCGACGTGGGCGAGGAGGAGACCCTCTGCTGGATCATCGAGGAGGGCCTGTCCGAGGCCGAGTCGCTGGCCTCCCTCGTCGAGGACCACCCGCTTCCGCCGGAGGAGGTGCGCCGGCTCATCGGTGAGACGGCCGCGGGCTTGGAGTCCGCCCGGCGCCGTGGGCTTCACCACCTCTACCTCAACCCCCACTCGGTGCTGCGCACCACCGACGGCACCGTCAAGATCTCCGGCGTCGGGGTCGCCGCGGCCCTGGAGGGTGCCGACGACGTGA
- a CDS encoding DUF6049 family protein gives MTSSARRRAWAPPLRRRLPGAALLATLALLAAPLLPVGAVPSASAVRPPGMPLPVASAVEDGEGLRVVLDEVDPVVLRPDRPARLSGRVLNPAPVPARLGGVTLSASTSLLGSRKEVADWVDGGIDRSTTWVLGDDTIGPLVPAEGEVAFSVVVPAEELASLPDGPAALAVRLSAEVVGDGEPVSSGDGTGGDLAELRTVLTSSGGRLVGTPMEVSWLVPLTLPPDPGLTDPDPARHAQAWTDAVGEGSPVRGWLDHLTLPDVTWLVDPALLVAPRPLPSVASPAPTPEDPEETGDPEETGESSDPGSTGEPTTGEPDGPGTTTAEPTDPAPTGEPEDTGTAPTPAGTTTPGGSEGSAPATPTPAATPTAPGDGTGRTGSAPTPDQATGTTGPAAPPDDPPVTEQPPEEQIPPDEGPPDEQDVERALGELRDRLALVPAQERWWLPAGDPDLARLVADGLTPPPDTVQTLLTRAPAEDAPEAVARLLRGGRTGVLWPALPGPTTSDLFRMVGLHDSAPSVPAPEVVVVPRESFTASSAAGPRRGAALVEDTDLTAVGVDSWTTALVAAGAEAAQDTGAGAAAQRLLAHTLGSWLEAPTSRRELVVAPPRGTTPAPEVLDQLVRAWPDADWLTSLPAEEVLTRAQEQEAVTLSGTAPQESVLGALAPLLLPEPSPVDASRGRDLVGLDDDLDGLGEILRDTTALRSWRPVLADLWSTRWREAPAAWPTTFRTLRGDVRQAREAVHIAPSNVNFIADQGVIQVTVVNDLPVAVDDVQLAVSTTNGRLQVLRQPDPVSVGPGSRAAVPFEARAVTRGEVTLHVELTTPDGTELGVDEELAVRVQPTGVWIYWVLGGLAGVVLILGLARALPGPPRVPRSGPSDAAYPDPGPETQTQTDTGQEERQ, from the coding sequence GTGACCTCCTCAGCCCGCCGCCGCGCGTGGGCACCCCCGCTCCGTCGGAGGCTGCCCGGTGCCGCCCTCCTGGCGACCCTGGCGCTGCTCGCCGCACCGCTGCTCCCGGTCGGGGCCGTCCCGTCGGCGTCTGCGGTCCGACCTCCGGGTATGCCGCTGCCCGTCGCCTCCGCGGTCGAGGACGGCGAGGGGCTGCGGGTGGTGCTGGACGAGGTCGACCCCGTCGTCCTGCGACCGGACCGCCCGGCCCGGCTGAGCGGCCGGGTCCTCAACCCCGCCCCCGTGCCGGCCCGGCTGGGGGGTGTCACGCTGAGCGCGTCGACGAGCCTGCTCGGCTCCCGCAAGGAGGTGGCCGACTGGGTGGACGGCGGCATCGACCGGTCGACCACCTGGGTGCTCGGGGACGACACGATCGGGCCCCTGGTCCCGGCGGAGGGCGAGGTGGCCTTCTCGGTCGTGGTGCCCGCAGAGGAGCTGGCCTCCCTGCCCGACGGGCCCGCGGCCCTGGCGGTGCGCCTCAGCGCGGAGGTGGTGGGCGACGGGGAGCCGGTGTCGTCGGGGGACGGCACGGGGGGCGACCTCGCAGAGCTCCGCACCGTCCTCACCAGCTCCGGGGGGCGCCTCGTCGGCACGCCGATGGAGGTGTCCTGGCTGGTGCCGCTGACCCTGCCGCCCGATCCGGGCCTGACGGACCCCGACCCGGCGCGGCACGCCCAGGCGTGGACGGACGCCGTCGGCGAGGGCTCGCCGGTGCGCGGCTGGCTGGACCACCTCACGCTGCCGGACGTCACCTGGCTCGTCGACCCCGCCCTCCTCGTCGCGCCCCGACCCCTCCCCTCCGTCGCCTCACCCGCGCCCACGCCGGAGGACCCGGAGGAGACCGGCGACCCGGAGGAGACCGGGGAGTCGAGCGACCCGGGCAGCACCGGGGAGCCCACCACGGGGGAGCCCGACGGCCCCGGCACCACCACCGCGGAGCCGACCGACCCTGCGCCGACCGGCGAGCCCGAGGACACCGGGACGGCACCCACCCCCGCCGGCACGACCACCCCTGGTGGGTCCGAAGGCTCCGCCCCCGCGACACCGACGCCCGCCGCCACCCCGACCGCCCCCGGCGACGGCACGGGTCGGACCGGCTCGGCACCTACACCGGACCAGGCGACCGGCACGACCGGGCCCGCCGCCCCGCCAGACGACCCCCCGGTCACCGAGCAGCCCCCGGAGGAGCAGATCCCTCCGGACGAGGGCCCCCCGGACGAGCAGGACGTCGAGCGCGCCCTGGGCGAGCTGCGCGACCGACTGGCGCTGGTGCCCGCGCAGGAGCGCTGGTGGCTGCCCGCCGGCGACCCCGACCTGGCCCGGCTGGTCGCCGACGGGCTCACCCCGCCCCCGGACACCGTGCAGACCCTCCTCACCCGGGCCCCGGCGGAGGACGCCCCGGAGGCCGTCGCCCGTCTCCTGCGCGGCGGCCGCACGGGTGTGCTCTGGCCGGCCCTCCCCGGGCCGACCACGTCCGACCTCTTCCGCATGGTGGGCCTGCACGACTCGGCTCCGTCGGTGCCGGCGCCGGAGGTCGTCGTGGTCCCCCGCGAGTCCTTCACCGCCAGCTCCGCCGCCGGACCTCGCCGCGGGGCGGCCCTCGTCGAGGACACCGACCTCACCGCTGTGGGGGTGGACTCCTGGACCACCGCCCTGGTGGCGGCCGGGGCCGAGGCGGCGCAGGACACGGGCGCCGGCGCAGCCGCCCAGCGGCTCCTCGCGCACACCCTGGGCAGCTGGCTGGAGGCCCCCACCAGCCGACGCGAGCTCGTCGTGGCCCCGCCCCGCGGGACGACCCCGGCACCCGAGGTGCTCGACCAGCTGGTGCGGGCCTGGCCCGACGCGGACTGGCTGACCTCCCTCCCGGCCGAGGAGGTCCTGACCCGGGCGCAGGAGCAGGAGGCCGTGACCCTGTCGGGCACGGCCCCCCAGGAGTCGGTCCTGGGGGCCCTCGCGCCGTTGCTGCTGCCTGAGCCCAGCCCCGTCGACGCTTCCCGCGGGCGGGACCTGGTCGGCCTGGACGACGACCTGGACGGGCTGGGAGAGATCCTGCGCGACACCACCGCCCTCCGGTCCTGGCGCCCGGTCCTGGCCGACCTGTGGTCGACCCGCTGGCGCGAGGCGCCGGCCGCCTGGCCCACGACCTTCCGGACGCTGCGCGGCGACGTCCGCCAGGCCCGGGAGGCCGTCCACATCGCCCCCAGCAACGTCAACTTCATCGCCGACCAGGGCGTCATCCAGGTCACCGTCGTCAACGACCTGCCGGTGGCCGTGGACGACGTCCAGCTGGCGGTCTCGACGACCAACGGCCGGCTCCAGGTGCTCCGGCAGCCCGACCCGGTCTCCGTGGGCCCCGGCAGTCGCGCCGCGGTGCCGTTCGAGGCGCGTGCCGTGACCCGCGGCGAGGTGACGCTCCACGTCGAGCTCACCACCCCGGACGGCACCGAGCTGGGCGTCGACGAGGAGCTCGCGGTCCGGGTGCAGCCGACGGGCGTGTGGATCTACTGGGTGCTCGGCGGCCTGGCGGGCGTGGTCCTCATCCTCGGCCTGGCCCGCGCGCTGCCCGGCCCCCCGCGCGTGCCGCGCTCTGGCCCCAGCGACGCCGCATACCCTGACCCGGGCCCGGAGACGCAGACGCAGACCGACACCGGCCAGGAGGAGCGGCAGTGA